The Candoia aspera isolate rCanAsp1 chromosome 6, rCanAsp1.hap2, whole genome shotgun sequence genome has a segment encoding these proteins:
- the PHYHIPL gene encoding phytanoyl-CoA hydroxylase-interacting protein-like, with translation MEVPRLDHPRSSPASPCEDVLKNLSLEAIQLCDRDGNKSQDSGIAEMEELPVPHNITISNITCDSFKIAWDMDSKSKERITHYFIDLNKKENKNSNKFKHKDVPTKLVAKAVPLPMTVRGHWFLSPRTEYTVAVQTASKQVDGDYTVSEWSEIIEFCTADYSKVHLTQLLEKAEVIAGRMLKFSVFYRNQHKEYFDYIREQHGSVLQPSVKDNSGSHGSPISGKLEGIFFSCNTEFNTGKPPQDSPYGRYRFEIAAEKLFNPNTNLYFGDFYCMYTAYHYVILVLAPVGSLGDEFCKQRLPQLNLQDNKFLTCTEEDGAMVYHHAQDVILEVIYTDPVNLSLGTVAEITGHQLMSLSTANAKKDPSCKTCNISVGR, from the exons GGAATAAATCGCAAGACAGTGGGATTGCAGAGATGGAGGAGCTGCCAGTCCCACACAACATCACGATTAGCAACATCACTTGCGACTCCTTCAAGATTGCCTGGGACATGGATTCCAAATCCAAGGAGCGCATCACTCACTATTTCATCGAtctaaacaagaaagaaaacaagaattcCAACAAGTTTAAGCACAAG GACGTGCCTACGAAGCTGGTGGCAAAAGCAGTTCCCTTGCCCATGACTGTTCGTGGTCACTGGTTCCTGAGCCCACGGACCGAATACACAGTGGCTGTCCAGACAGCATCGAAGCAAGTTGATGGTGATTACACGGTTTCAGAATGGAGCGAGATTATAGAATTCTGCACAGCAG ATTATTCCAAGGTCCACTTAACACAACTTTTGGAAAAAGCAGAAGTGATTGCAGGGCGCATGCTTAAATTTTCAGTCTTTTATCGGAATCAGCACAAAGAATACTTTGACTACATCAG AGAGCAGCACGGGAGTGTCCTGCAGCCTTCGGTTAAGGACAACAGCGGCAGCCACGGCTCTCCCATCAGTGGGAAGCTGGAGGGGATCTTCTTTAGTTGCAACACTGAATTCAACACCGGAAAGCCCCCACAAGATTCGCCTTATGGAAGGTACCGGTTTGAGATTGCGGCCGAGAAACTTTTCAACCCAAACACTAATTTGTACTTTGGGGACTTCTACTGCATGTACACAGCCTACCACTACGTCATTCTGGTGCTTGCCCCGGTGGGCTCGCTGGGGGATGAATTCTGTAAGCAGCGCCTCCCTCAGCTGAACTTGCAGGATAACAAATTTCTGACCTGCACTGAAGAAGACGGGGCCATGGTTTACCACCATGCGCAGGATGTCATCTTGGAAGTGATTTACACTGACCCGGTAAATCTCTCCCTTGGCACAGTGGCAGAAATCACTGGCCATCAGCTAATGAGCTTGTCGACTGCCAACGCTAAGAAAGACCCAAGCTGCAAGACGTGTAACATCAGTGTGGGTCGTTAA